From a region of the Clupea harengus chromosome 9, Ch_v2.0.2, whole genome shotgun sequence genome:
- the LOC105913067 gene encoding olfactory receptor 4E1-like, translating into MENISSVSDILVLEDLELSESSTYPVFFTLLFVYIALLISNIGVVVIIIAERSLHEPMYLLFCNLSVNDILGNTILLPHLLFDMVSKERFISHGACVTQAFFSHTYGSASHTILIIMAIDRYVAICNPLRYSAIMTAKVVVTLSVSAWAVSVVLVGVLVSLSVRLSRCTSVVQNFYCDNASLFKLSCEDVSINNIYGLFYTVVLCSSSMGTVAVTYIRIAIICRTKKNAELNSKAIQTCASHLVLYLIMLLTGYIAIIMHRFPEHRFLRKLVAVLFHVVPAHLNPIIYGLQTKHLRLRILQIFGKKIIHS; encoded by the coding sequence ATGGAAAACATTTCATCTGTCAGTGACATTCTTGTACTGGAAGATCTAGAGCTTTCTGAGTCATCCACATATCCAGTGTTTTTCACATTGCTCTTTGTCTATATCGCACTGCTAATAAGTAAtattggtgttgttgttatcaTCATCGCAGAGAGAAGCTTACACGAACCCATGTACTTGCTATTCTGCAACTTGTCTGTCAATGATATCCTTGGTAACACAATCTTACTCCCCCATCTATTGTTTGACATGGTTTCTAAAGAGAGGTTCATTTCTCATGGTGCGTGTGTTACACAGGCCTTTTTCAGCCACACATATGGCTCCGCATCACACACCATACTGATCATAATGGCCATTGATAGGTATGTGGCTATATGCAATCCACTGAGATACAGTGCAATAATGACAGCTAAGGTAGTTGTGaccttgtctgtgtctgcctgggCTGTTTCAGTTGTCCTAGTAGGTGTATTAGTGAGCCTCAGTGTCAGGTTGTCTCGTTGTACATCAGTTGTTCAAAATTTTTATTGTGACAATGCTTCCTTGTTCAAGTTATCTTGTGAAGATGTGTCTATTAATAATATATATGGGCTGTTTTACACTGTGGTGCTCTGTTCTTCATCCATGGGTACTGTTGCTGTCACATACATTAGAATTGCTATCATATGCAGGACTAAGAAAAATGCAGAACTCAACAGCAAAGCCATTCAAACTTGTGCCAGCCATTTAGTCTTGTATCTGATAATGCTACTGACTGGATACATTGCCATCATCATGCATCGGTTCCCAGAACACAGATTTTTAAGAAAACTTGTCGCAGTTCTTTTTCATGTTGTACCTGCCCATTTAAATCCTATCATTTATGGCCTACAGACTAAACATTTAAGGCTGAGAATTTTGCAAATATTTGGTAAAAAAATTATACACAGTTAG